Proteins from a genomic interval of Maylandia zebra isolate NMK-2024a linkage group LG15, Mzebra_GT3a, whole genome shotgun sequence:
- the kif26bb gene encoding kinesin-like protein KIF26B isoform X2 → MSSLTGRGREGFPASIRGGLWSAEVQHHFETAGKDRQPKERPSPVGAGGSRGDPYRNMCQRADDVPSYKSLPGSVGDRIRTTMSFRTICRGGSMSANPGFGRSDRKVARCEKCSATLVALKKQALSLAVHHHFSCKDLSDLSAFLHENLRVHSRSTTDFRERDQGECGACGTNLYQLKQEAIHVALSRGQALAKPSFEASLSTGSLFGQIEAKRGDRASREALDQSHTPQSPRSPRTPQRTPQTLRRRGPKLPNPDMGRWVEEQQQLVASKSASRANGVTTNPYRQATDDAYQSCRDVGAVQTTSKIPHISRVVSIANTAAMSFLTRAAEKLSLTLRKKGHASDPAPSQLSTCFREIIQKNPPPVPTCLLQAATRTKDSPSVGKVKVVLRVNPSLSESQGQPPVLRIDPSKKRVTIVEPVTKSHQRATMTLGRDGKSQLKTFTFDSAYPQESSQAEVCAGVLADVIRCVLSGSDACVLGLGCADVGSWSSMVGSGENIGKLGLIPCAISWLYSAIERRRERTWTDLSVSVSAIELCCGEEDTLRDLLGEVVPSLGSIHDSPKAHIKLQEDPVYGVQLHKHNRVKAPTAERAASLLDAAVAARRHSDFITYLCDSSIMFFTLHVQPPRTESSTIGKGSRGATKLTMIDVCSGMRGVNKNKPPHSELGPIVLSLLSGQKSTANKIGKLTLLLRESLGHTNCHTTVIAQIMDSLTHLQENFSTIQLASRFRRTQKRTKSTSCSPCARSLTREKKGLQSFSLRAFHSTDEVDVDIRPFRLRDELDERSSSEQSCDTVIQIDSDGSVHPRSAPRQAQPEFVPIIPSLHPNKADLDDPEFAALLQELLRIPQLQVEKTTESALLGQTDVLKGERKQPERDCLKCDTFAQLQERLGCIDGSEMTMDVLRSSLKGACLNNVTVKSQHPEESVKRADTEAPQTLLNKGLSCSQTSAGEKQTDGAGDSFQREDSGLYDCEECSATSSSEELLNQTLGLNATCRSEPSNTRTLKSGNGVSSKRFNVDAKVTAGATSLALEPSHKQDRAETADWFKTDKRTSPVGKSSPISPSSTCSSSHSLAKSVVLGDVLNSHPKQDVKEMKATITVTVQQPLDLKGQDELVFSMVEEVTISGAYDRARTGGNIICIRDGAHSQAHAEDSASSQPIQIISNVSEESAAPGSSGAPESSAAHPAGTEKSQHQVRREKRVLPSFINPMLINTDLDCDLDCAKDNESHCETLAGVRSESESIRNTARCSEHREVLQEKCAPVASQKHVKKTDKSCSQMSYEPVVLEHLSFCNKPPDNKTCEQTNTDKAHPRDRGHVYSSNTAELSEGTEITCRDTPKRTGESPGCQETILCSYSTGSLPRAWQSAKHQDAHLVDSRGLTSSTPCSPRVTLERRKARQHSPTNHNLYISSPQRYGTDFKQDPGATFRKGIGSVIDKSTSAVKRDNTSRRLRSPMEESGRLFSAKLQQLARRTSSLGRIPRDFPALERGGSNASVSSRGSSRGSTEGACKSGYKGNFEGDCTFPRASRSPRKNPRSEHHFFPSENPATQSSRHIHSKLSAVGKLKTSSPKVRRSSAPSIKNPGVSHKTLQDSINHSASLSPDSKTVSHERTSSFFPSSPPRSHRSISRTPSQSSTSSSTKSAIQGFVNGRLSDFLKERAPSPTTGGSDQTTSLPSPYSQLTSPRMPDHLSGHASDTTSVLSGDLPPAMGKTSLHFSNRNSLVSSGYDSMVRDSEATGSSTSARDSVSDRSGSLLSAARSGRPSRRRGGTGTQQRHLSHDSPLTLRRSASGLRSRWMDQGIPEAYEIKVYEIDNVQRMQERAGAGKQGPTCFSAKLKLLEHRQQRISEVRAKYNNLRRELELAKRRLMLEPATWNHEFDLWQTFEVDSLEHLEALELVTARLERKVSLCKANVMMVTCFDGVAGRRRKKRRRKTADHRFTERY, encoded by the exons ATGtcatctctgactggaagaggaagagaggggTTTCCAGCCTCGATCAGAGGAGGTCTCTGG AGCGCAGAAGTGCAGCATCACTTTGAGACCGCAGGGAAGGACCGCCAGCCCAAGGAGCGCCCCTCTCCTGTGGGTGCCGGAGGGTCCAGGGGCGACCCATATCGGAATATGTGCCAGAGAGCAGACGATGTCCCGTCTTACAAGTCCCTCCCTGGATCTGTAGGAGACCGCATCCGGACAACCATGTCCTTTAGGACTATATGTAGAGGAGGCTCCATGTCGGCGAATCCCGGCTTTGGGAGGTCCGATCGGAAAGTTGCTCGTTGCGAGAAGTGCTCAGCGACCCTTGTTGCTCTGAAGAAACAAGCCCTTAGCCTGGCTGTTCACCATCACTTCTCCTGCAAG GACTTGAGTGACCTGTCGGCATTTCTTCATGAAAACCTCCGGGTCCATAGTCGGTCCACCACGGACTTCAGAGAAAGAGACCAGGGGGAGTGTGGAGCCTGCGGTACAAACCTGTACCAGCTCAAGCAAGAGGCCATCCATGTGGCTCTGAGCCGGGGTCAGGCATTAGCCAAGCCTTCTTTTGAAGCCAGCCTCAGCACTGGCTCACTGTTTGGACAAATTGAAGCAAAGCGAGGAGACAGGGCTTCGAGGGAGGCTCTGGATCAAAGCCACACTCCTCAGAGCCCACGCAGCCCCAGGACGCCTCAAAGGACCCCACAGACCCTCAGACGAAGGGGGCCCAAGCTCCCCAACCCTGATATGGGCCGCTgggtggaggagcagcagcagctggtggCTTCTAAATCTGCATCCAGAGCTAATGGTGTCACCACAAACCCTTACCGTCAG GCTACAGATGATGCCTATCAGAGCTGCAGGGATGTCGGGGCTGTACAGACCACCTCTAAGATCCCGCACATATCCAGAGTGGTGTCCATCGCCAACACTGCAGCTATGTCCTTTCTGACTAG GGCAGCTGAGAAGCTCAGCCTGACACTGAGGAAAAAGGGCCATGCTTCTGATCCAGCTCCCTCTCAACTCTCCACCTGCTTCAGGGAAATCATCCAGAAAAACCCACCGCCCGTCCCCACCTGCCTGCTGCAAGCTGCCACTAGAACCAAGGACTCGCCCAGCGTTGGCAAG GTGAAAGTCGTGCTGAGGGTGAACCCATCGCTGTCAGAGAGCCAAGGCCAACCACCTGTTCTCCGGATCGACCCGTCCAAGAAGAGAGTAACCATAGTGGAGCCGGTCACCAAAAGCCATCAGCGTGCTACCATGACACTGGGCAGGGATGGCAAAAGTCAGCTGAAGACCTTCACCTTTGACAGTGCATATCCTCAGGAGTCAAGCCAG GCCGAGGTGTGTGCAGGCGTCTTGGCTGATGTCATCCGCTGTGTGCTCAGCGGCAGTGATGCCTGTGTCCTGGGCTTGGGTTGTGCTGATGTGG GGTCCTGGTCCAGCATGGTGGGCAGTGGTGAGAACATTGGGAAGCTCGGCTTGATTCCTTGTGCCATCTCCTGGCTGTACAGCGCCATCGAGCGCCGCAGAGAGAGGACGTGGACCGATCTCAGTGTGTCAGTGTCTGCTATCGAACTGTGCTGCGGAGAGGAGGACACGCTGAGGGATCTGCTGGGGGAAGTTGTTCCATCATTAGGCAGCATCCACGACAGCCCGAAAGCCCACATTAAACTCCAGGAGGACCCAGTCTACGGAGTCCAG CTACACAAGCACAACCGGGTGAAGGCCCCCACTGCCGAGCGGGCTGCTTCCCTCCTGGATGCAGCCGTCGCAGCACGTCGGCACAGTGACTTTATTACGTACCTGTGTGACAGCTCCATCATGTTCTTCACCCTTCACGTGCAGCCTCCACGTACAGAGAGCAGCACCATTGGAAAAG GTTCCCGCGGCGCCACCAAGTTGACCATGATAGACGTGTGTAGTGGTATGAGGGGTGTCAACAAAAATAAACCCCCCCATTCTGAGCTGGGCCCAATCGTCCTGTCTCTTCTAAGTGGACAGAAAAGCACCGCAAACAA GATTGGGAAGTTGACGTTGCTCCTTCGAGAGTCCCTGGGCCACACAAATTGCCACACTACAGTAATTGCTCAAATCATGGATTCTTTGACACACCTTCAAGAGAACTTCTCTACCATCCAGCTTGCTTCTCGTTTTCGCAGGACACAGAAGAGGACGAAG TCTACCTCATGTTCTCCTTGTGCGAGGAGTCTGactagagaaaaaaaagggctgCAGTCGTTCTCCCTGCGGGCGTTCCACTCTACCGATGAGGTAGACGTCGACATCCGTCCTTTTCGCCTGCGTGATGAACTGGATGAACGCTCCAGTAGTGAACAGTCTTGCGACACAGTCATCCAGATAGACTCAGACGGCTCAGTCCACCCCAGATCAGCCCCGAGGCAGGCGCAGCCCGAGTTTGTACCAATCATACCGTCTTTGCACCCTAACAAGGCGGACTTGGACGACCCAGAGTTTGCTGCTCTCCTCCAGGAGCTTCTGAGAATTCCTCAGCTGCAAGTAGAAAAGACGACAGAGTCAGCTCTTCTGGGGCAAACCGACGTTTTGAAAGGAGAAAGGAAGCAACCAGAGAGGGACTGTCTCAAATGTGACACGTTTGCTCAACTTCAAGAACGTCTGGGGTGCATCGATGGAAGTGAAATGACCATGGATGTGCTCAGATCTTCCTTAAAAGGTGCCTGTTTAAATAATGTCACTGTTAAGTCACAGCACCCGGAGGAATCTGTAAAACGCGCAGACACTGAAGCTCCACAGACACTGCTGAATAAGGGGCTGAGCTGCAGTCAGACCTCTGCTGGAGAAAAGCAAACAGACGGTGCTGGAGACAGTTTTCAGAGAGAAGATTCGGGTTTGTACGACTGTGAGGAGTGTAGTGCCACCAGTTCCAGCGAGGAACTGCTCAATCAAACTCTGGGTCTGAACGCGACCTGCCGCTCTGAGCCTTCTAACACCAGGACTCTTAAGTCAGGTAATGGGGTTTCTTCCAAGCGCTTTAATGTGGATGCAAAGGTCACGGCAGGGGCCACTTCTCTTGCACTTGAACCTTCACACAAACAGGACAGAGCTGAAACTGCTGATTGGttcaaaacagacaaaaggaCCTCACCAGTTGGCAAAAGCTCCCCCATATCTCCTTCTTCTACGTGCTCCTCTTCACACTCCCTGGCTAAAAGTGTTGTACTCGGAGACGTCCTAAACAGTCACCCCAAACAGGATGTTAAGGAAATGAAAGCCACGATCACAGTGACCGTTCAGCAGCCGCTGGACTTAAAAGGTCAAGATGAGCTGGTTTTCTCTATGGTAGAAGAGGTGACCATCAGTGGAGCGTACGACAGAGCAAGGACAGGTGGAAATATTATTTGCATCAGAGACGGAGCTCATTCACAGGCACACGCTGAAGACTCGGCTAGTTCTCAGCCAATCCAGATAATCAGCAACGTCAGCGAGGAATCTGCAGCTCCAGGCTCCTCTGGTGCTCCCGAAAGCTCTGCTGCTCATCCTGCTGGCACTGAAAAGTCCCAGCATCAAGTCAGAAGGGAGAAAAGGGTGTTGCCTTCATTTATTAACCCCATGTTGATTAATACAGACTTGGATTGTGACTTGGATTGTGCCAAAGACAACGAAAGTCACTGTGAAACTTTAGCAGGAGTCAGGTCAGAATCAGAGTCCATTAGAAATACAGCTCGATGTTCAGAACACAGGGAGGTCCTTCAGGAGAAGTGTGCACCTGTGGCTTCTCAGAAACATGTCAAAAAGACTGACAAGTCTTGTAGCCAAATGTCTTATGAGCCAGTCGTCTTAGAACATTTGAGTTTTTGTAATAAACCTCCAGACAACAAAACGTGTGagcagacaaacacagacaagGCCCACCCCAGAGACCGTGGGCATGTTTACTCCTCGAACACTGCAGAGCTTTCAGAGGGGACTGAGATCACATGCAGAGATACACCCAAGAGGACTGGTGAGTCACCTGGTTGCCAAGAAACCATCCTTTGCTCCTATTCAACAGGTAGCTTACCTCGAGCATGGCAAAGTGCCAAACACCAGGATGCCCACCTCGTAGACTCAAGGGGGCTGACATCATCCACTCCCTGCAGCCCAAGGGTAACTCTCGAGAGGAGGAAGGCGAGGCAGCACTCCCCTACTAACCACAACCTCTATATTTCCTCTCCTCAAAGATATGGAACAGACTTCAAACAGGATCCTGGTGCTACTTTCAGGAAGGGTATTGGATCTGTGATTGATAAATCCACTTCAGCAGTAAAACGTGATAATACAAGCAGGAGGCTCAGGTCACCGATGGAGGAGAGTGGCAGGCTTTTCAGTGCCAAACTACAGCAGCTGGCTAGACGGACGAGCTCTCTCGGGCGGATCCCAAGAGACTTTCCAGCCCTAGAAAGAGGCGGCAGCAACGCTTCTGTGAGCTCCAGGGGAAGCTCCAGGGGAAGTACTGAAGGAGCTTGTAAGTCTGGCTATAAAGGCAATTTTGAGGGAGATTGTACCTTTCCGAGGGCCAGCAGGAGCCCGAGGAAAAATCCTCGGTCTGAACATCATTTTTTCCCGTCTGAAAACCCTGCGACTCAGTCTTCTAGGCATATCCACTCCAAGCTTTCTGCTGTGGGAAAGCTCAAGACGTCTAGCCCCAAAGTCCGTCGATCGTCAGCTCCTAGCATCAAGAACCCCGGCGTCTCCCACAAAACCCTGCAGGACTCCATCAATCATAGTGCCAGTCTGTCTCCAGACAGTAAAACAGTCAGCCACGAACGCACATCCTCCTTTTTCCCCTCTTCCCCTCCACGGTCTCATCGCTCTATCAGCCGGACTCCAAGCCAGAGCTCCACATCCTCATCCACAAAATCTGCCATTCAGGGATTTGTTAACGGTCGCCTCTCAGACTTTCTCAAGGAGAGGGCCCCCAGTCCCACTACAGGAGGATCGGACCAAACgacctcactgccctccccgtACAGTCAACTGACATCTCCCCGCATGCCCGATCACCTGAGTGGGCACGCAAGTGACACCACCAGCGTGTTGAGCGGCGATTTACCACCAGCTATGGGGAAGACATCCCTGCATTTTTCTAACAGAAACAGTTTGGTGAGCAGTGGCTATGACAGCATGGTGAGGGACAGCGAGGCCACAGGCAGCAGCACCTCAGCCAGAGACTCAGTCAGCGACAGGAGCGGCTCCCTCCTCAGCGCGGCTCGCAGCGGCCGGCCGTCTCGGAGACGAGGTGGTACAG
- the kif26bb gene encoding kinesin-like protein KIF26B isoform X3: protein MSSLTGRGREGFPASIRGGLWSAEVQHHFETAGKDRQPKERPSPVGAGGSRGDPYRNMCQRADDVPSYKSLPGSVGDRIRTTMSFRTICRGGSMSANPGFGRSDRKVARCEKCSATLVALKKQALSLAVHHHFSCKDLSDLSAFLHENLRVHSRSTTDFRERDQGECGACGTNLYQLKQEAIHVALSRGQALAKPSFEASLSTGSLFGQIEAKRGDRASREALDQSHTPQSPRSPRTPQRTPQTLRRRGPKLPNPDMGRWVEEQQQLVASKSASRANGVTTNPYRQATDDAYQSCRDVGAVQTTSKIPHISRVVSIANTAAMSFLTRAAEKLSLTLRKKGHASDPAPSQLSTCFREIIQKNPPPVPTCLLQAATRTKDSPSVGKVKVVLRVNPSLSESQGQPPVLRIDPSKKRVTIVEPVTKSHQRATMTLGRDGKSQLKTFTFDSAYPQESSQAEVCAGVLADVIRCVLSGSDACVLGLGCADVGSWSSMVGSGENIGKLGLIPCAISWLYSAIERRRERTWTDLSVSVSAIELCCGEEDTLRDLLGEVVPSLGSIHDSPKAHIKLQEDPVYGVQLHKHNRVKAPTAERAASLLDAAVAARRHSDFITYLCDSSIMFFTLHVQPPRTESSTIGKGSRGATKLTMIDVCSGMRGVNKNKPPHSELGPIVLSLLSGQKSTANKIGKLTLLLRESLGHTNCHTTVIAQIMDSLTHLQENFSTIQLASRFRRTQKRTKQSTSCSPCARSLTREKKGLQSFSLRAFHSTDEVDVDIRPFRLRDELDERSSSEQSCDTVIQIDSDGSVHPRSAPRQAQPEFVPIIPSLHPNKADLDDPEFAALLQELLRIPQLQVEKTTESALLGQTDVLKGERKQPERDCLKCDTFAQLQERLGCIDGSEMTMDVLRSSLKGACLNNVTVKSQHPEESVKRADTEAPQTLLNKGLSCSQTSAGEKQTDGAGDSFQREDSGLYDCEECSATSSSEELLNQTLGLNATCRSEPSNTRTLKSGNGVSSKRFNVDAKVTAGATSLALEPSHKQDRAETADWFKTDKRTSPVGKSSPISPSSTCSSSHSLAKSVVLGDVLNSHPKQDVKEMKATITVTVQQPLDLKGQDELVFSMVEEVTISGAYDRARTGGNIICIRDGAHSQAHAEDSASSQPIQIISNVSEESAAPGSSGAPESSAAHPAGTEKSQHQVRREKRVLPSFINPMLINTDLDCDLDCAKDNESHCETLAGVRSESESIRNTARCSEHREVLQEKCAPVASQKHVKKTDKSCSQMSYEPVVLEHLSFCNKPPDNKTCEQTNTDKAHPRDRGHVYSSNTAELSEGTEITCRDTPKRTGESPGCQETILCSYSTGSLPRAWQSAKHQDAHLVDSRGLTSSTPCSPRVTLERRKARQHSPTNHNLYISSPQRYGTDFKQDPGATFRKGIGSVIDKSTSAVKRDNTSRRLRSPMEESGRLFSAKLQQLARRTSSLGRIPRDFPALERGGSNASVSSRGSSRGSTEGACKSGYKGNFEGDCTFPRASRSPRKNPRSEHHFFPSENPATQSSRHIHSKLSAVGKLKTSSPKVRRSSAPSIKNPGVSHKTLQDSINHSASLSPDSKTVSHERTSSFFPSSPPRSHRSISRTPSQSSTSSSTKSAIQGFVNGRLSDFLKERAPSPTTGGSDQTTSLPSPYSQLTSPRMPDHLSGHASDTTSVLSGDLPPAMGKTSLHFSNRNSLVSSGYDSMVRDSEATGSSTSARDSVSDRSGSLLSAARSGRPSRRRGGTGTQQRHLSHDSPLTLRRSASGLRSRWMDQGIPEAYEIKVYEIDNVQRMQERAGAHMLQRQAEAPGAPSAEDLRSPSQIQQPEERAGAGQTPPHAGARHVEPRVRPMADVRGGLPGASGST, encoded by the exons ATGtcatctctgactggaagaggaagagaggggTTTCCAGCCTCGATCAGAGGAGGTCTCTGG AGCGCAGAAGTGCAGCATCACTTTGAGACCGCAGGGAAGGACCGCCAGCCCAAGGAGCGCCCCTCTCCTGTGGGTGCCGGAGGGTCCAGGGGCGACCCATATCGGAATATGTGCCAGAGAGCAGACGATGTCCCGTCTTACAAGTCCCTCCCTGGATCTGTAGGAGACCGCATCCGGACAACCATGTCCTTTAGGACTATATGTAGAGGAGGCTCCATGTCGGCGAATCCCGGCTTTGGGAGGTCCGATCGGAAAGTTGCTCGTTGCGAGAAGTGCTCAGCGACCCTTGTTGCTCTGAAGAAACAAGCCCTTAGCCTGGCTGTTCACCATCACTTCTCCTGCAAG GACTTGAGTGACCTGTCGGCATTTCTTCATGAAAACCTCCGGGTCCATAGTCGGTCCACCACGGACTTCAGAGAAAGAGACCAGGGGGAGTGTGGAGCCTGCGGTACAAACCTGTACCAGCTCAAGCAAGAGGCCATCCATGTGGCTCTGAGCCGGGGTCAGGCATTAGCCAAGCCTTCTTTTGAAGCCAGCCTCAGCACTGGCTCACTGTTTGGACAAATTGAAGCAAAGCGAGGAGACAGGGCTTCGAGGGAGGCTCTGGATCAAAGCCACACTCCTCAGAGCCCACGCAGCCCCAGGACGCCTCAAAGGACCCCACAGACCCTCAGACGAAGGGGGCCCAAGCTCCCCAACCCTGATATGGGCCGCTgggtggaggagcagcagcagctggtggCTTCTAAATCTGCATCCAGAGCTAATGGTGTCACCACAAACCCTTACCGTCAG GCTACAGATGATGCCTATCAGAGCTGCAGGGATGTCGGGGCTGTACAGACCACCTCTAAGATCCCGCACATATCCAGAGTGGTGTCCATCGCCAACACTGCAGCTATGTCCTTTCTGACTAG GGCAGCTGAGAAGCTCAGCCTGACACTGAGGAAAAAGGGCCATGCTTCTGATCCAGCTCCCTCTCAACTCTCCACCTGCTTCAGGGAAATCATCCAGAAAAACCCACCGCCCGTCCCCACCTGCCTGCTGCAAGCTGCCACTAGAACCAAGGACTCGCCCAGCGTTGGCAAG GTGAAAGTCGTGCTGAGGGTGAACCCATCGCTGTCAGAGAGCCAAGGCCAACCACCTGTTCTCCGGATCGACCCGTCCAAGAAGAGAGTAACCATAGTGGAGCCGGTCACCAAAAGCCATCAGCGTGCTACCATGACACTGGGCAGGGATGGCAAAAGTCAGCTGAAGACCTTCACCTTTGACAGTGCATATCCTCAGGAGTCAAGCCAG GCCGAGGTGTGTGCAGGCGTCTTGGCTGATGTCATCCGCTGTGTGCTCAGCGGCAGTGATGCCTGTGTCCTGGGCTTGGGTTGTGCTGATGTGG GGTCCTGGTCCAGCATGGTGGGCAGTGGTGAGAACATTGGGAAGCTCGGCTTGATTCCTTGTGCCATCTCCTGGCTGTACAGCGCCATCGAGCGCCGCAGAGAGAGGACGTGGACCGATCTCAGTGTGTCAGTGTCTGCTATCGAACTGTGCTGCGGAGAGGAGGACACGCTGAGGGATCTGCTGGGGGAAGTTGTTCCATCATTAGGCAGCATCCACGACAGCCCGAAAGCCCACATTAAACTCCAGGAGGACCCAGTCTACGGAGTCCAG CTACACAAGCACAACCGGGTGAAGGCCCCCACTGCCGAGCGGGCTGCTTCCCTCCTGGATGCAGCCGTCGCAGCACGTCGGCACAGTGACTTTATTACGTACCTGTGTGACAGCTCCATCATGTTCTTCACCCTTCACGTGCAGCCTCCACGTACAGAGAGCAGCACCATTGGAAAAG GTTCCCGCGGCGCCACCAAGTTGACCATGATAGACGTGTGTAGTGGTATGAGGGGTGTCAACAAAAATAAACCCCCCCATTCTGAGCTGGGCCCAATCGTCCTGTCTCTTCTAAGTGGACAGAAAAGCACCGCAAACAA GATTGGGAAGTTGACGTTGCTCCTTCGAGAGTCCCTGGGCCACACAAATTGCCACACTACAGTAATTGCTCAAATCATGGATTCTTTGACACACCTTCAAGAGAACTTCTCTACCATCCAGCTTGCTTCTCGTTTTCGCAGGACACAGAAGAGGACGAAG CAGTCTACCTCATGTTCTCCTTGTGCGAGGAGTCTGactagagaaaaaaaagggctgCAGTCGTTCTCCCTGCGGGCGTTCCACTCTACCGATGAGGTAGACGTCGACATCCGTCCTTTTCGCCTGCGTGATGAACTGGATGAACGCTCCAGTAGTGAACAGTCTTGCGACACAGTCATCCAGATAGACTCAGACGGCTCAGTCCACCCCAGATCAGCCCCGAGGCAGGCGCAGCCCGAGTTTGTACCAATCATACCGTCTTTGCACCCTAACAAGGCGGACTTGGACGACCCAGAGTTTGCTGCTCTCCTCCAGGAGCTTCTGAGAATTCCTCAGCTGCAAGTAGAAAAGACGACAGAGTCAGCTCTTCTGGGGCAAACCGACGTTTTGAAAGGAGAAAGGAAGCAACCAGAGAGGGACTGTCTCAAATGTGACACGTTTGCTCAACTTCAAGAACGTCTGGGGTGCATCGATGGAAGTGAAATGACCATGGATGTGCTCAGATCTTCCTTAAAAGGTGCCTGTTTAAATAATGTCACTGTTAAGTCACAGCACCCGGAGGAATCTGTAAAACGCGCAGACACTGAAGCTCCACAGACACTGCTGAATAAGGGGCTGAGCTGCAGTCAGACCTCTGCTGGAGAAAAGCAAACAGACGGTGCTGGAGACAGTTTTCAGAGAGAAGATTCGGGTTTGTACGACTGTGAGGAGTGTAGTGCCACCAGTTCCAGCGAGGAACTGCTCAATCAAACTCTGGGTCTGAACGCGACCTGCCGCTCTGAGCCTTCTAACACCAGGACTCTTAAGTCAGGTAATGGGGTTTCTTCCAAGCGCTTTAATGTGGATGCAAAGGTCACGGCAGGGGCCACTTCTCTTGCACTTGAACCTTCACACAAACAGGACAGAGCTGAAACTGCTGATTGGttcaaaacagacaaaaggaCCTCACCAGTTGGCAAAAGCTCCCCCATATCTCCTTCTTCTACGTGCTCCTCTTCACACTCCCTGGCTAAAAGTGTTGTACTCGGAGACGTCCTAAACAGTCACCCCAAACAGGATGTTAAGGAAATGAAAGCCACGATCACAGTGACCGTTCAGCAGCCGCTGGACTTAAAAGGTCAAGATGAGCTGGTTTTCTCTATGGTAGAAGAGGTGACCATCAGTGGAGCGTACGACAGAGCAAGGACAGGTGGAAATATTATTTGCATCAGAGACGGAGCTCATTCACAGGCACACGCTGAAGACTCGGCTAGTTCTCAGCCAATCCAGATAATCAGCAACGTCAGCGAGGAATCTGCAGCTCCAGGCTCCTCTGGTGCTCCCGAAAGCTCTGCTGCTCATCCTGCTGGCACTGAAAAGTCCCAGCATCAAGTCAGAAGGGAGAAAAGGGTGTTGCCTTCATTTATTAACCCCATGTTGATTAATACAGACTTGGATTGTGACTTGGATTGTGCCAAAGACAACGAAAGTCACTGTGAAACTTTAGCAGGAGTCAGGTCAGAATCAGAGTCCATTAGAAATACAGCTCGATGTTCAGAACACAGGGAGGTCCTTCAGGAGAAGTGTGCACCTGTGGCTTCTCAGAAACATGTCAAAAAGACTGACAAGTCTTGTAGCCAAATGTCTTATGAGCCAGTCGTCTTAGAACATTTGAGTTTTTGTAATAAACCTCCAGACAACAAAACGTGTGagcagacaaacacagacaagGCCCACCCCAGAGACCGTGGGCATGTTTACTCCTCGAACACTGCAGAGCTTTCAGAGGGGACTGAGATCACATGCAGAGATACACCCAAGAGGACTGGTGAGTCACCTGGTTGCCAAGAAACCATCCTTTGCTCCTATTCAACAGGTAGCTTACCTCGAGCATGGCAAAGTGCCAAACACCAGGATGCCCACCTCGTAGACTCAAGGGGGCTGACATCATCCACTCCCTGCAGCCCAAGGGTAACTCTCGAGAGGAGGAAGGCGAGGCAGCACTCCCCTACTAACCACAACCTCTATATTTCCTCTCCTCAAAGATATGGAACAGACTTCAAACAGGATCCTGGTGCTACTTTCAGGAAGGGTATTGGATCTGTGATTGATAAATCCACTTCAGCAGTAAAACGTGATAATACAAGCAGGAGGCTCAGGTCACCGATGGAGGAGAGTGGCAGGCTTTTCAGTGCCAAACTACAGCAGCTGGCTAGACGGACGAGCTCTCTCGGGCGGATCCCAAGAGACTTTCCAGCCCTAGAAAGAGGCGGCAGCAACGCTTCTGTGAGCTCCAGGGGAAGCTCCAGGGGAAGTACTGAAGGAGCTTGTAAGTCTGGCTATAAAGGCAATTTTGAGGGAGATTGTACCTTTCCGAGGGCCAGCAGGAGCCCGAGGAAAAATCCTCGGTCTGAACATCATTTTTTCCCGTCTGAAAACCCTGCGACTCAGTCTTCTAGGCATATCCACTCCAAGCTTTCTGCTGTGGGAAAGCTCAAGACGTCTAGCCCCAAAGTCCGTCGATCGTCAGCTCCTAGCATCAAGAACCCCGGCGTCTCCCACAAAACCCTGCAGGACTCCATCAATCATAGTGCCAGTCTGTCTCCAGACAGTAAAACAGTCAGCCACGAACGCACATCCTCCTTTTTCCCCTCTTCCCCTCCACGGTCTCATCGCTCTATCAGCCGGACTCCAAGCCAGAGCTCCACATCCTCATCCACAAAATCTGCCATTCAGGGATTTGTTAACGGTCGCCTCTCAGACTTTCTCAAGGAGAGGGCCCCCAGTCCCACTACAGGAGGATCGGACCAAACgacctcactgccctccccgtACAGTCAACTGACATCTCCCCGCATGCCCGATCACCTGAGTGGGCACGCAAGTGACACCACCAGCGTGTTGAGCGGCGATTTACCACCAGCTATGGGGAAGACATCCCTGCATTTTTCTAACAGAAACAGTTTGGTGAGCAGTGGCTATGACAGCATGGTGAGGGACAGCGAGGCCACAGGCAGCAGCACCTCAGCCAGAGACTCAGTCAGCGACAGGAGCGGCTCCCTCCTCAGCGCGGCTCGCAGCGGCCGGCCGTCTCGGAGACGAGGTGGTACAG